In a single window of the Aridibaculum aurantiacum genome:
- a CDS encoding sodium-translocating pyrophosphatase has product MNYLIYAVPAMGIIGLLYTLVKFKWVSKQEAGTERMKEIAHYIQEGAMAFLRAEYKILTYFVVIAGLLLGVMGYSNPSSHWSISISFVAGAVFSALAGYIGMRIATKANARTAHSARTSLSKALAVSFTGGSVMGLGVAGLAVLGLGGLFILLKAIFAPESGVNSLEMERTIEVLTGFSLGAESIALFARVGGGIYTKAADVGADLVGKVEAGIPEDDPRNPATIADNVGDNVGDVAGMGADLFGSYVATVLATMVLGRETIIPNGSLNEFGDMAPILLPMMIAGVGILFSIVGTWFVRISDKVGVGTEAVQRALNMGNWGSIVLTAIAAYFLTVWILPDTMILRDYTFSPMAVFGAIVVGLVVGTLMSIITEYYTAMGKRPVKSIIRQSATGHATNVIGGLAVGMESTFLPILVLAGGIYGSYQFAGLYGVAIAAAGMMATTAMQLAIDAFGPIADNAGGIAEMSELPKDVREKTDILDAVGNTTAATGKGFAIASAALTALALFAAFVGISGISGIDIYKADVLACLFVGGMIPFIFSSLAIRAVGEAAMAMVEEVRRQFRTIPGIMEGTGKPEYDKCVAISTEASIKKMMLPGAITIVSPLIIGFIFGPEALGGFLAGATVSGVLMGMFQNNAGGAWDNAKKSFESGVEINGEMFYKKSDPHKASVTGDTVGDPFKDTSGPSMNILIKLMSIVSLVIAPTLASIHGTRTSAEERHSSKVEVIIDKKSDAAHIEINKGADDLIAAIKKDGLVTGDNVKVEWNDGKLFINDVNQPGDVIERYQQYLQTMDKLKLSVELDKN; this is encoded by the coding sequence ATGAACTATTTGATTTATGCCGTTCCGGCAATGGGTATCATAGGGCTTCTATACACCCTGGTGAAGTTTAAATGGGTAAGTAAACAGGAAGCAGGTACGGAGAGGATGAAGGAAATCGCTCATTATATACAAGAAGGTGCAATGGCCTTCTTACGTGCTGAATATAAGATCCTCACTTATTTTGTTGTTATTGCTGGTTTATTGTTGGGTGTTATGGGTTATAGCAATCCAAGCAGCCACTGGAGTATTTCCATATCATTTGTGGCAGGCGCTGTTTTTAGTGCTTTAGCAGGATATATCGGTATGCGCATCGCAACAAAAGCGAATGCTCGTACAGCACATTCTGCACGTACCAGTTTAAGCAAAGCTTTGGCTGTTTCATTTACCGGAGGTTCTGTAATGGGTCTTGGAGTAGCTGGCTTAGCAGTACTTGGTCTTGGTGGTTTATTCATCCTTCTAAAAGCAATATTTGCTCCTGAGAGTGGCGTGAATAGTTTAGAAATGGAACGTACTATCGAGGTGCTAACCGGTTTTTCATTAGGTGCAGAAAGTATTGCATTGTTTGCACGTGTGGGTGGTGGTATTTATACAAAAGCTGCCGACGTAGGCGCTGACCTGGTAGGTAAAGTAGAAGCAGGTATTCCTGAAGATGATCCGCGTAACCCGGCAACCATTGCGGATAACGTAGGGGATAATGTGGGTGACGTTGCAGGTATGGGTGCTGACCTTTTCGGTTCTTATGTTGCAACAGTTCTTGCTACCATGGTACTGGGACGTGAGACTATCATTCCTAATGGTTCTTTGAATGAGTTTGGTGATATGGCTCCAATCCTGCTGCCGATGATGATAGCAGGTGTAGGAATTTTATTTTCTATAGTAGGAACCTGGTTTGTTCGCATTAGCGATAAAGTAGGCGTAGGTACTGAAGCTGTACAGCGCGCTTTGAATATGGGTAACTGGGGTTCTATAGTACTTACCGCTATTGCTGCTTATTTCCTTACTGTATGGATTTTACCTGATACCATGATCCTGCGCGACTATACTTTCTCTCCTATGGCTGTTTTTGGTGCCATTGTAGTAGGATTGGTAGTAGGTACGCTTATGAGCATCATTACCGAATACTATACAGCAATGGGTAAACGCCCGGTAAAAAGTATCATCCGCCAATCGGCAACAGGACATGCTACCAACGTGATTGGTGGTTTGGCTGTGGGTATGGAAAGTACCTTTTTGCCAATACTTGTTTTGGCTGGTGGTATCTACGGAAGCTACCAATTTGCTGGTTTATATGGAGTAGCTATTGCTGCTGCTGGTATGATGGCTACTACAGCTATGCAGCTGGCTATTGATGCTTTTGGACCAATTGCCGACAACGCTGGTGGTATAGCTGAAATGAGTGAGCTACCTAAAGATGTGCGTGAGAAAACAGATATTCTTGATGCTGTTGGTAATACTACTGCTGCTACTGGTAAAGGATTTGCCATTGCTTCTGCAGCCCTTACTGCATTGGCTTTATTCGCTGCCTTCGTAGGTATCTCTGGAATTTCGGGTATTGATATTTATAAAGCAGATGTTCTTGCATGTCTTTTTGTTGGTGGAATGATACCATTCATTTTCTCATCTCTTGCTATACGCGCTGTTGGTGAAGCAGCTATGGCAATGGTTGAAGAAGTGCGTCGCCAGTTCCGTACTATACCTGGAATAATGGAAGGTACAGGCAAGCCGGAATATGATAAATGTGTGGCTATATCTACTGAAGCATCTATTAAAAAGATGATGTTACCTGGTGCTATTACCATTGTTTCTCCACTGATCATCGGTTTCATTTTTGGCCCTGAAGCACTGGGTGGTTTCCTTGCAGGAGCAACGGTTAGTGGTGTACTGATGGGTATGTTCCAGAACAATGCAGGAGGCGCATGGGATAATGCTAAGAAGAGTTTTGAAAGCGGTGTAGAGATCAATGGCGAAATGTTTTACAAGAAATCAGATCCACACAAAGCATCTGTAACAGGTGATACTGTTGGTGATCCATTCAAAGACACATCAGGACCATCTATGAACATCCTTATCAAATTGATGTCTATTGTTTCACTGGTTATTGCACCTACACTGGCTTCAATACATGGTACACGTACTTCTGCGGAAGAAAGACATTCAAGCAAAGTAGAAGTGATCATTGATAAGAAATCAGATGCAGCTCATATAGAAATAAATAAAGGAGCTGATGATTTAATTGCTGCCATAAAAAAAGATGGATTGGTGACAGGTGATAATGTGAAAGTGGAATGGAATGATGGTAAGCTTTTCATCAATGATGTAAATCAACCAGGTGATGTAATTGAGAGATACCAGCAGTACCTGCAAACAATGGATAAACTAAAGCTATCTGTTGAGTTGGATAAGAACTAA